From the Daucus carota subsp. sativus chromosome 8, DH1 v3.0, whole genome shotgun sequence genome, one window contains:
- the LOC108199070 gene encoding 1-aminocyclopropane-1-carboxylate oxidase homolog 1, whose product MVSGRTMEAAVPLITSYSNRRREVQAFDDTKAGVKGLVDAGLGKVPEIFIHPPHTLYKTSYDKCSEFSIPVIDLERLDKDLVTRQGIVETVRYASETFGFFQVANHGIPVNVLEEMLQSVSRFFDQDTEVRRQFYTRDYSKKVVYNSNYDLFRAPAADWRDTLSCFMAPSPPTPEELPAPYRDIQMEYAKQMMKLALTLFELLSEALGLDANHLNDMECAKGLTSICNYYPPCPQPELTQGATPHTDNGFLTILLQDQIGGLQIRHRGHWIDVPPLTGTLIVNVGGLLQLITNDQFKSVMHRVVANNIGPRVSVACFFSTAMMPSTKLYGPIKELVSEDNPPKYRETTVKELASHSFSEGFDKEAPLLAFRL is encoded by the exons ATGGTAAGTGGTAGAACCATGGAAGCAGCAGTACCTTTGATCACATCTTATTCCAACCGTCGCAGAGAAGTACAAGCTTTTGATGACACGAAAGCCGGGGTGAAAGGACTTGTAGATGCTGGACTTGGGAAGGTTCCGGAGATATTCATTCATCCACCTCATACCTTGTACAAGACCTCATATGACAAGTGCTCAGAATTTAGCATTCCTGTCATTGATCTTGAACGCCTTGACAAGGATTTGGTGACTCGTCAAGGTATAGTGGAAACAGTGCGGTATGCATCAGAGACATTCGGGTTTTTTCAAGTTGCCAATCATGGAATTCCTGTGAATGTATTAGAAGAGATGCTTCAGAGTGTGAGTAGGTTCTTTGATCAAGACACTGAGGTGAGAAGACAGTTTTACACGCGTGACTATAGCAAAAAAGTGGTGTATAATAGcaattatgatttgtttagaGCACCTGCAGCTGATTGGAGGGACACACTTTCCTGTTTTATGGCTCCTTCTCCTCCAACACCAGAGGAACTGCCAGCACCATACAG GGATATCCAGATGGAGTATGCGAAGCAAATGATGAAACTGGCGCTTACATTATTTGAATTACTCTCCGAGGCTCTGGGACTAGATGCTAATCACCTGAACGATATGGAATGTGCCAAGGGGCTTACGTCTATTTGCAACTATTATCCCCCATGTCCGCAGCCAGAACTCACACAAGGTGCCACCCCACACACTGACAATGGTTTTCTCACAATACTTCTTCAAGATCAAATTGGTGGACTCCAAATTCGTCACCGAGGCCATTGGATTGATGTTCCACCTCTTACAGGAACGCTTATAGTTAACGTTGGAGGTCTTTTACAG CTTATAACAAATGATCAATTTAAAAGCGTTATGCACAGAGTTGTGGCGAACAATATTGGCCCCAGGGTATCAGTAGCTTGCTTCTTTAGCACGGCTATGATGCCATCTACAAAGTTATATGGACCTATCAAAGAGTTGGTTTCTGAAGACAATCCTCCCAAGTATAGAGAAACAACTGTTAAAGAATTGGCGTCACACTCCTTCTCAGAAGGGTTCGACAAGGAAGCTCCATTGCTGGCCTTCAGGCTCTAA
- the LOC108199068 gene encoding LOW QUALITY PROTEIN: 1-aminocyclopropane-1-carboxylate oxidase homolog 11 (The sequence of the model RefSeq protein was modified relative to this genomic sequence to represent the inferred CDS: inserted 2 bases in 1 codon), which yields MEKQGYDRQSELKAFDDTKAGVKGLVDSGVTKIPRIFVHNQAQISQIPSSRHSKSGFPSIDLKNIDIDESSRGRVVKEVRDACENWGFFRVVNHGVPESVMDEMIDGIETKTQHKFHEQDTELKKLFYSRDFTKKFLYNSNFDLYKAPAANWRDTIFCNMAPEPPQPEEMPEVCRDIMFDYSEHIMKMGITLLELFSEALGLDRNHLKGIACAEDLGLDRNHLKDIACAEGLFVVGHYYPVCPEPXTLATSNHSDSGFFTILLQDNIGGLQVIHDNEWIDIPHVPGSLIVNIADLLQLITNDKFKSVNHRVLAQKIGPRISVASFFRTHFPEEIASRSYGPIKELLSETNPPRYREITIKEFITHYYNKGLDGTSALSAFKLTNFCIPVIDLEGLDKDQESHQEIVDKVRCASETFGVFQVVNHGIPVNVLEEMLHGVRRFFEQDTEVKKEFYTRDYTKKVAYHSNLYLFSARAADWRDTLYCVMAPPPEPEELPAPCRDIQMDYSKHVMKLGTTLFELLSKALQLDPNHLQDMECAKGLTSACQYYPPCPQPELTLGTTRHTDGGFLTVLLQDQVGGLQILHQDQWIDVPPLPGSLVVNVGDLLQLITNDRFKSVEHRVVSNVIGPRVSAACFFSTSVVPSTKLYAPIKELVSEDNPPKYRETTVQEFSSYAFSKGLGGESRLLHFRL from the exons ATGGAGAAACAAGGATATGATCGACAAAGTGAGTTAAAAGCTTTTGATGATACAAAAGCTGGTGTAAAGGGACTTGTAGACTCCGGTGTCACCAAAATCCCTCGAATATTTGTACATAATCAAGCTCAAATAAGTCAAATTCCATCTTCAAGGCACAGCAAATCTGGTTTTCCAAGCATAGACTTGAAAAATATTGATATCGATGAGAGTTCGCGTGGCAGAGTTGTTAAAGAAGTTAGAGATGCTTGTGAGAACTGGGGATTTTTTCGAGTTGTGAATCATGGTGTTCCAGAAAGTGTCATGGATGAAATGATCGATGGA ATAGAAACTAAAACCCAACATAAGTTTCATGAGCAAGATACTGAGCTGAAGAAGCTGTTTTATTCGCGTGATTTCACGAAAAAGTTTCTGTATAATAGCAATTTTGATCTTTATAAAGCACCTGCAGCTAACTGGAGGGATACTATCTTCTGTAACATGGCTCCGGAGCCTCCTCAGCCGGAGGAAATGCCTGAAGTGTGCAG AGACATCATGTTTGATTACTCAGAGCACATAATGAAAATGGGAATTACACTGTTGGAACTATTCTCAGAGGCTCTTGGACTTGATAGGAACCACTTGAAAGGCATAGCTTGTGCTGAAGACCTTGGACTTGATAGGAACCACTTGAAAGACATAGCTTGTGCTGAAGGCCTTTTCGTAGTTGGCCACTACTACCCTGTATGCCCTGAACC GACTCTAGCCACCAGCAATCACTCTGATAGCGGGTTTTTTACCATACTCTTGCAAGACAACATTGGTGGCCTCCAAGTTATTCATGACAATGAGTGGATCGATATCCCTCATGTCCCCGGATCTTTAATAGTAAATATTGCAGACCTTTTACAG CTCATTACTAATGACAAATTCAAGAGTGTGAACCACAGAGTATTAGCACAAAAGATTGGCCCGAGAATATCAGTGGCAAGTTTCTTTAGAACACACTTTCCGGAGGAAATAGCATCAAGGTCATACGGCCCAATCAAGGAGTTGCTATCTGAAACAAACCCGCCACGCTATAGAGAAATTACTATCAAAGAGTTCATCACACACTATTACAACAAAGGTCTCGATGGAACCTCTGCACTATCAGCTTTTAAGTT GACTA ATTTTTGTATTCCTGTCATCGATCTTGAAGGCcttgataaagatcaagagagtcATCAAGAGATAGTGGATAAAGTGCGGTGTGCATCTGAGACATTTGGTGTTTTCCAAGTTGTGAATCATGGGATTCCAGTGAATGTATTAGAAGAGATGCTTCATGGAGTACGTAGGTTCTTTGAGCAAGACACTGAGGTGAAGAAAGAGTTTTACACGCGTGACTACACCAAAAAAGTGGCGTATCATAGCAATTTGTATTTGTTTAGTGCACGCGCTGCTGATTGGAGGGACACACTTTACTGTGTTATGGCTCCTCCTCCTGAACCAGAGGAATTGCCAGCACCATGCAG AGATATCCAGATGGATTATTCAAAACATGTGATGAAACTGGGGACAACATTATTTGAATTACTATCAAAGGCTCTTCAACTGGACCCTAATCATCTTCAAGATATGGAATGCGCCAAGGGGCTTACATCTGCATGCCAATACTACCCCCCATGTCCGCAACCAGAACTCACATTAGGCACCACCAGACACACGGATGGTGGTTTTCTCACTGTACTCCTTCAGGATCAAGTTGGTGGACTCCAAATTCTTCACCAAGATCAATGGATTGATGTTCCGCCTTTGCCAGGATCGCTTGTAGTTAATGTTGGAGATCTTTTACAG CTTATAACTAATGATCGCTTTAAAAGCGTGGAGCACAGAGTAGTGTCGAATGTTATTGGCCCCAGGGTATCAGCAGCATGCTTCTTTAGCACTTCTGTAGTGCCATCTACTAAGTTATATGCACCCATCAAAGAGTTGGTTTCAGAAGATAATCCTCCCAAGTATAGAGAAACAACTGTTCAAGAATTTTCATCATATGCCTTTTCAAAAGGGCTTGGTGGGGAATCTCGATTGCTGCACTTCAGGCTCTAA
- the LOC108199067 gene encoding 1-aminocyclopropane-1-carboxylate oxidase homolog 1 produces MFMVTGNTMEAAEQSHRSYSNRKNELQAFDDTKAGVKGLVDAGVKKIPDIFIHPPDVFENNSGDKCKDFCIPVIDLEGLDKDQESHQEIVNKVRCASETFGVFQVVNHGIPVNVLEEMLHGVRRFFEQDTEVKKEFYTRDSTRKVVYYSNFYLFSAPAADWRDTLYCVMAPPPQPEELPAPCRDIQIEFSEQVMKLGITLFGLLSEALGLDINHLEDMECAKGLELFCHCYPPCPQPELTLGTTKHTDFHFLTVLLQDQIGGLQILHQDHWIDVPPLPGTLIVNIGDLLQLLTNDRFKSVEHRVVANKIGLRVSVACFFSTGLMPSPKLYGPIKELVSDDNPPKYRETTAQEYLSYSYSKGLDGESRLLHFRLK; encoded by the exons ATGTTTATGGTCACTGGTAATACCATGGAAGCAGCAGAACAGTCCCACAGATCTTACTCCAACCGGAAGAATGAATTACAAGCTTTTGATGATACCAAAGCCGGGGTGAAAGGACTAGTAGACGCTGGAGTTAAGAAAATTCCGGATATATTCATTCATCCACCTGATGTCTTTGAAAATAACTCAGGTGACAAGTGCAAAGATTTTTGTATTCCTGTCATCGATCTTGAAGGCcttgataaagatcaagagagtcATCAAGAGATAGTTAATAAAGTGCGGTGTGCATCTGAGACATTTGGTGTTTTCCAAGTTGTGAATCATGGGATTCCAGTGAATGTATTAGAAGAGATGCTTCATGGAGTACGTAGGTTCTTTGAGCAAGACACTGAGGTGAAGAAAGAGTTTTACACGCGTGACTCTACAAGAAAAGTGGTGTACTATagcaatttttatttgtttagtgCACCGGCAGCTGATTGGAGGGACACACTTTACTGTGTTATGGCTCCTCCTCCTCAACCAGAGGAATTGCCAGCACCATGCAG AGATATCCAGATAGAGTTTTCAGAACAAGTAATGAAATTGGGGATTACTTTATTTGGATTACTATCCGAGGCTCTGGGACTGGACATTAATCACCTAGAAGATATGGAATGTGCCAAGGGGCTTGAATTGTTCTGTCATTGCTATCCCCCATGTCCGCAGCCAGAACTGACATTAGGCACCACCAAACACACTGATTTTCATTTCCTCACTGTACTTCTTCAAGATCAGATTGGTGGACTACAAATTCTTCACCAAGATCATTGGATTGATGTTCCGCCTCTTCCGGGGACACTTATAGTTAACATCGGAGATCTTCTACAG CTTCTAACGAATGATCGCTTTAAAAGTGTGGAGCACAGAGTCGTTGCAAACAAAATTGGCCTGAGAGTATCAGTAGCATGCTTCTTTAGCACTGGTCTAATGCCATCTCCGAAGCTCTATGGACCTATCAAAGAGTTGGTTTCAGATGATAATCCTCCCAAGTATAGAGAAACAACAGCTCAAGAATATTTATCATACTCCTACTCAAAAGGGCTGGACGGGGAATCTCGATTGCTGCACTTCAGGCtgaaatga
- the LOC108199071 gene encoding 1-aminocyclopropane-1-carboxylate oxidase homolog 1 yields METQGYDRHSDLKAFDDTKAGVKGLVDSGVTKIPRIFVHNQAQISQIPSSRHSKSGFPSIDLKDIDIDESSRGRVVKEVRDACENWGFFRVVNHGVPESVLDEMIDGVCKFHEQDTELKKLFYSRDFTKKFLYNSNFDLYKAPAANWRDTIFCNMAPEPPQLEEMPEVCRDIMFDYSEYIMKMGITLLELFSEALGLNRNHLKDMACAEGLFLVGHYYPACPEPELTLATSNHSDSGFFTILLQDNIGGLQVIHDNEWIDIPHVPGSLIVNIADLLQLITNDKFKSVNHRVLAQKIGPRISVASFFRTHFWEKTASRSYSPIKELLSETNPPCYREITIKEFVTHYYNKGLDGTSALSAFKLLN; encoded by the exons ATGGAGACACAAGGATATGATCGACACAGTGACTTGAAAGCTTTTGATGATACAAAAGCTGGTGTAAAGGGACTTGTAGACTCCGGTGTCACCAAAATCCCTCGAATATTTGTACATAATCAAGCTCAAATAAGTCAAATTCCATCTTCAAGGCACAGCAAATCTGGTTTTCCAAGCATAGACCTTAAGGATATCGATATCGATGAGAGTTCACGTGGCAGAGTTGTTAAAGAAGTTAGAGATGCTTGTGAGAACTGGGGATTTTTTCGAGTTGTGAATCATGGTGTGCCAGAGAGTGTCCTGGATGAAATGATCGATGGAGTTTGTAAGTTTCATGAGCAAGATACTGAGCTGAAGAAGCTGTTTTATTCGCGTGATTTTACAAAAAAGTTTCTGTATAATAGCAATTTTGATCTTTATAAAGCACCTGCAGCTAACTGGAGGGATACTATCTTCTGTAACATGGCTCCGGAGCCTCCTCAGCTGGAGGAAATGCCTGAAGTGTGCAG AGACATCATGTTTGATTACTCAGAGTACATAATGAAAATGGGGATTACACTGTTGGAACTATTCTCAGAAGCTCTTGGACTTAATAGGAATCACTTGAAAGACATGGCTTGTGCTGAAGGCCTTTTCCTAGTTGGTCACTACTACCCTGCATGCCCTGAACCAGAACTAACTCTAGCCACCAGCAATCACTCTGATAGCGGGTTTTTTACCATACTCTTACAAGACAACATAGGCGGCCTCCAAGTTATTCATGACAATGAGTGGATCGATATCCCTCATGTCCCCGGATCTTTAATAGTAAACATTGCAGACCTTTTACAG CTCATTACCAATGACAAATTCAAGAGTGTGAACCACAGAGTATTAGCACAAAAGATTGGCCCTAGAATATCAGTGGCAAGTTTCTTTAGAACACATTTTTGGGAGAAAACAGCATCAAGGTCATACAGCCCGATCAAGGAGTTGCTATCTGAAACAAACCCGCCGTGCTACAGAGAAATTACAATCAAAGAGTTCGTCACACACTATTACAACAAAGGTCTCGATGGAACCTCTGCACTATCAGCTTTCAAGTTGCTTAACTAG
- the LOC108198437 gene encoding 1-aminocyclopropane-1-carboxylate oxidase homolog 1-like, translating into MEAPLSTTSSSNRQRELQAFDDTKAGVKGLVESGVQKIPSIFVHPPDAFDKNSNHKCKEFSIPVVDLGCLDKDPMSHQEIVDKVRCASETFGFFQVVNHGIPVTVLEEMLHGVHRFFEQDTEVKKQFYTRDLSRKVVYNSNFDLFTGRAANWRDSLSCSMAPSPPLEELPEPCRDIQIAFSEQVMKLGITLFGLLSKALGLDINHLEDMECAKGLELFCHCYPPCPQPELTLGTTKHTDFHFLTVLLQDQIGGLQILYQDHWIDVPPLPGTLIVNIGDLLQLLTNDRFKSVEHRVVAKKIGPRVSVACFFSTGLMPSPIPKLYGPIKQLVSEDNPPKYRETTAQEYLSYSYSKGLDGESRLLHFRLK; encoded by the exons ATGGAAGCACCACTGTCCACCACATCATCCTCCAATCGCCAAAGAGAACTACAAGCTTTTGATGACACCAAAGCCGGGGTGAAGGGACTCGTAGAGAGTGGAGTTCAGAAGATTCCTAGTATATTCGTGCATCCACCTGACGCCTTTGACAAGAACTCAAATCACAAGTGCAAAGAATTTAGCATTCCAGTAGTTGATCTTGGATGCTTAGACAAAGATCCAATGAGTCATCAAGAGATAGTAGACAAAGTGCGGTGTGCATCAGAGACATTTGGTTTTTTCCAAGTTGTGAATCATGGAATTCCGGTGACTGTCTTAGAAGAGATGCTTCATGGGGTGCATAGGTTCTTTGAGCAAGACACCGAAGTGAAGAAACAGTTTTACACTCGTGACCTTTCCAGAAAAGTGGTGTATAATTccaattttgatttgtttactGGCCGTGCAGCTAACTGGAGGGACTCACTTTCCTGTTCAATGGCTCCTTCTCCTCCTCTAGAGGAATTACCAGAACCATGCAG AGATATACAGATAGCGTTTTCAGAACAAGTAATGAAATTGGGGATTACTTTATTTGGATTACTATCCAAGGCTCTGGGACTGGACATTAATCACCTAGAAGATATGGAATGTGCCAAGGGGCTTGAATTGTTCTGTCATTGCTATCCCCCATGTCCGCAGCCAGAACTCACATTAGGCACCACCAAACACACTGATTTTCATTTCCTCACTGTACTTCTTCAAGATCAGATTGGTGGACTACAAATTCTTTACCAAGATCATTGGATTGATGTTCCACCTCTTCCGGGGACACTTATAGTTAACATCGGAGATCTTCTACAG CTTCTAACGAATGATCGCTTTAAAAGTGTGGAGCACAGAGTCGTTGCAAAGAAAATTGGCCCGAGAGTATCAGTAGCATGCTTCTTTAGCACTGGTCTAATGCCATCTCCGATTCCGAAGCTCTATGGACCTATCAAACAGTTGGTTTCAGAAGATAATCCTCCCAAGTATAGAGAAACAACAGCTCAAGAATATTTATCATACTCCTACTCAAAAGGGCTGGACGGGGAATCTCGATTGCTGCACTTCAGGCTGAAATGA
- the LOC108199065 gene encoding 1-aminocyclopropane-1-carboxylate oxidase homolog 1, translating into MWPRLLEQSQFITQITHKKMVTSSTMETAVPLITSYSNRRRELQAFDDTKAGVKGLVDAGIQKVPNIFIHPPDAFGKNSSDKCKEFSIPTIDFECLDKDPTSRQDIVEKVRCASETFGFFQVVNHGIPVSVLEEALHGVHRFFDQDSEVKKQLYTRDYTKKLVYNTNYDLFSSPAANWRDTFSSFMAPSPPQPEELPAACRDIMMEYSKQVMKLGITLFELLSKALGLDPNYLQDMECAKGLIFIGHCYPACPQPELTLGATKHTDDGFLTVLLQDQIGALQFLHEDHWIDVPPLPGALIVNIADLLQLITNDRFKSVEHRVVANHIGPRVSVACFFSTSVMPSTKLYGPIKELVSEDNPPKYRETTVQEYVSHSFSKGLDGESRLQHFRLI; encoded by the exons ATGTGGCCAAGATTATTAGAGCAATCACAATTTATAACACAGATAACACACAAGAAGATGGTCACTAGTAGTACCATGGAAACAGCAGTACCATTAATCACATCTTATTCCAACCGCCGCAGAGAACTACAAGCTTTTGATGACACCAAAGCCGGGGTGAAAGGACTTGTAGATGCTGGCATTCAGAAGGTTCCTAATATATTCATTCATCCACCTGATGCATTTGGCAAGAACTCAAGTGACAAGTGTAAGGAATTTAGCATTCCTACCATCGATTTTGAGTGCCTTGACAAAGATCCCACGAGTCGTCAAGACATAGTGGAAAAGGTGCGGTGTGCATCAGAGACATTTGGTTTTTTTCAAGTTGTCAACCATGGGATTCCAGTGAGTGTCTTAGAAGAGGCGCTTCATGGAGTTCATAGGTTCTTTGATCAAGACAGTGAGGTGAAGAAACAGTTATACACGCGCgattatacaaaaaaattagTGTATAATACCAATTATGATCTCTTTAGTTCACCAGCAGCAAATTGGAGGGACACATTTTCCAGTTTTATGGCCCCTTCCCCTCCTCAACCAGAGGAATTGCCAGCAGCATGCAG aGATATAATGATGGAGTATTCAAAACAAGTAATGAAACTGGGGATTACATTATTTGAATTACTATCGAAGGCTCTGGGACTGGACCCTAATTACCTACAAGATATGGAATGTGCCAAGGGGCTTATATTTATTGGTCATTGCTATCCCGCGTGTCCACAGCCAGAACTCACATTAGGCGCCACCAAACACACTGATGATGGTTTCCTTACCGTCCTTCTGCAAGATCAGATAGGTGCCCTCCAATTTCTTCACGAAGATCATTGGATTGATGTTCCGCCATTGCCAGGGGCGCTTATAGTTAACATTGCAGATCTTTTGCAG CTTATAACTAATGATCGCTTCAAAAGCGTGGAGCACAGAGTAGTGGCGAATCATATTGGCCCAAGAGTATCAGTAGCATGCTTCTTTAGCACTTCTGTAATGCCATCTACAAAGTTATATGGACCCATCAAAGAGTTGGTTTCAGAAGATAATCCTCCCAAGTACAGAGAAACAACAGTTCAGGAGTATGTGTCACACTCCTTCTCAAAAGGGCTTGACGGTGAATCTCGATTGCAGCATTTTAGGCtgatatga